From Geotalea uraniireducens Rf4:
CGGTGACTTGACATCGGCTGTATCCACGTCGGTTTCCAGCCGTACCCGGGTGGCGGCAACCGGGTTGATCATCATTCCAAGCAAACCTTCTCCGCATGTAGTTGTTAGTCTCCACATTAATCTGACCATGAGAGGCAGGTTTTTTTCAGAATATGTTGACAAGATAGCAGCGGCTGCCGGATTATTTGGACCTTATCAGAGGTCCTTTTTTTTCGTCCCGATATAAAGCGGGCGGAGAGTTCTGCAAAACTCCCCGCCCTGTACAACCGGGGTCCATGCCCCACAGATACGCGATACACATGATATATTTTGTCTCGGTTCTTCTCAAGGACATTTTTGAGCAGGGCAAGAATTATCCTTGGGGCAGGCCTGAAGTCTGTCCCCGCTGCTATCACTACAAGCTCTGGGGACACGGCTTTACTGCAAGGTACTTCCATGGCTTTCCCTGCTGTCTGTATCTCAAATGCTATCGGTGCCCCAATTGCCGCTGTGTCATCACCCTGCGGCCCGACACCCATTTCAGCCGGATTCGCAGCTCGAAGGAGACGATCCGGTCCCACCTCGAACAGCGCCTGAAGCAGGGGCGCTGGCCCCGTTCCACTCTCTCTCGTTCCTGCCTCAGGCACTGGCTCACCAACCTTGCCCGACAGACGCTGGCCCGCCTGACGGACAGCTGGAAAGAAGGCTTGCTGGCAGCCTTCGACCGGCTCCTTGCCACGGGTGTGACTCCGGTCGGCAAGATCATTTAGTCTGGCAATCCGAACCGCGTCGCTGCCACCCCAGTGACCTCTGCCTTCGACAGCTCCTTGTGCCTGATTTATGGTGGCGTAACTCACCACGAAAGGAGCTTTTTTATGACGGAAGAGCAGAAACAACGGGTGGCGGTGTTCCGTTTCGGGATCATCCACGACTTTGTAGGCGGCGCCCGCCTGGACCACGGCGAACGGGAGCGGCTTCTGCGGGAGAAGTGCGCCCGCAAATGGGAGATTCCCTGTTCCAATCAGACACGGCTTAGCCGCAGCACCATTCTGCGCTGGATCGGCCTTTACCTGAAGGAGAGGGGGAAGCTGGAAGCCTTGTACCCCCAGGGAAGAAACGACAGGGGTATGTCGCGTGTGCTGGACCAGGAGACGGGGCTCGCCTTGGCGCAACTGCGGCGTCAGCAGCCTGAGCTTACCGTTCCCGAGCTGGTCAAGCAGATGCACGAGCGCCGGCTGGTCACCGATGGGGTTGGCTTGAGCCTCTCCACCGCCTATCGGTTTCTGCACCGCCACGATCTGATGGGAAAGCAACCAGCCCCCGTGGACCGGCGCAAGTTCGAGGCGGAGCTTCCCAACGATCTGTGGCAGAGCGACGTGATGCACGGCCCCATGCTGTTAAGCGGCGACAAGCGGCGCAAGACATACCTCATCGCCTTCATCGACGACCACTCACGGCTGATTCCCCATGGGCGGTTCTACCTCTCGGAAGGAGTTGCCTGCTTCATGTCCGCCTTCTCCGATGCCGTGCTGAGAAGGGGGCTGCCAAGAAAGCTCTACGTGGACAACGGCTCGGCGTTTCGCTCCCGCCAGCTGGAATACACGGCCGCCGCCCTGGGCATCGCGCTGGTACACGCACGGCCCTATCAGCCACAGGGGAAAGGGAAGATCGAAAGGTTCTTCAAAAATGTGCGAACCAGCTTCCTGCCCTCCTTCAAGGGGGAGACTCTGGAAGAGATCAACGAAGCCTTCGAGTTGTGGCTTAACGACTACTATCATCAACGAAGCCACGGCTCCACGGGAGAGACCCCGTTCAAGCGCTTCACCTCCCGCATGGAGTGCCTGCGTCCGGCGCCCGACAACCTCAAGGATTACTTCAGGAAGACGGTGCGGCGGCTGGTGAACAAGGACCGCTCCGTGGTGGTGGACCGGCGGCTGTTCGAGGCTCCCGTGGAGCTCATCGGCAAGCGAGTGGAACTGCTCTACTTCGAGGAGAGCCCCGAGCAGGTGGAGATCCGCTGTGCGGAGAAGTCATATGGCCTCCTGCGCCAGGTGGATTTGCACGTCAACAGCCGGGTGAAAAGGGACAAGAATGGCCAGATCGAACTGTCAGGCGACGGTGCCTGCGAGAGCGGCAGGCTGTGGGAGGGAGAGTGATGAGCGGCTATCGACAGTTCTTCGGCCTGCAAAACGAGCCCTTCACTACGGATATCAAACGCAAGGACATCCTGGTCACGGCGGCGCTCAAAGGGGTGGAGGAGCGCCTCCATTACGCGCTCAGGATCGGCGGGATCGCGGTCGTCACGGGGGAGATCGGTAGCGGCAAGTCCACGGCGCTACGCTACGTGATCGGCGGGCTGCATCCCTCCGAGCACCGGATCATTTACGTCACCGCTTCCAGCGGCTCGATCCTGGAGTTGTATCGGCAGATACTGGGGGAGCTGGGGGTGGGTATCAGCAGCAGTTCCCGGGCGCTCATGACCCAGAGAATCAAGCAGGAAATAGCGGAAATGGTGCAGGGGAAGAAGATGAAGGCGGCGCTGGTGATCGACGAGGCGAGCCTGTTGCGCCTTGAGGTATTCGCCGAACTGCACACCATGACCCAGTTCGAGCAGGATTCCAAACCGTTTCTCCCCATCGTGCTGGCTGGGCAGAGCAATCTGGTGGACAACCTTCGCTACCGCAACTGCCTGC
This genomic window contains:
- a CDS encoding ExeA family protein, giving the protein MSGYRQFFGLQNEPFTTDIKRKDILVTAALKGVEERLHYALRIGGIAVVTGEIGSGKSTALRYVIGGLHPSEHRIIYVTASSGSILELYRQILGELGVGISSSSRALMTQRIKQEIAEMVQGKKMKAALVIDEASLLRLEVFAELHTMTQFEQDSKPFLPIVLAGQSNLVDNLRYRNCLPLASRVVAKTHLQGSDQKTMEEYLRHHLAIAGVKRMLFDEAAVTAIHQGSGGLFRKANHLARGALLGAARSESQAVTAEHVRLAATELILTDGRVL
- a CDS encoding IS481-like element ISGur11 family transposase, whose product is MTEEQKQRVAVFRFGIIHDFVGGARLDHGERERLLREKCARKWEIPCSNQTRLSRSTILRWIGLYLKERGKLEALYPQGRNDRGMSRVLDQETGLALAQLRRQQPELTVPELVKQMHERRLVTDGVGLSLSTAYRFLHRHDLMGKQPAPVDRRKFEAELPNDLWQSDVMHGPMLLSGDKRRKTYLIAFIDDHSRLIPHGRFYLSEGVACFMSAFSDAVLRRGLPRKLYVDNGSAFRSRQLEYTAAALGIALVHARPYQPQGKGKIERFFKNVRTSFLPSFKGETLEEINEAFELWLNDYYHQRSHGSTGETPFKRFTSRMECLRPAPDNLKDYFRKTVRRLVNKDRSVVVDRRLFEAPVELIGKRVELLYFEESPEQVEIRCAEKSYGLLRQVDLHVNSRVKRDKNGQIELSGDGACESGRLWEGE